The genomic interval GTTCGCCCGCGGGTTCGACAGGTTCCTCGTGCTCGGCGCGGACGGCACGGCACGCGAGGCGCCCGAGCCGGTGTGGGACGAGCCACGGGTGCGCCGCACGCGCTGAGGGCGTGTTCTCCTGCGCCCCGTGGGGCTGCTGGGGCACCATGCTGCAGTGACCCCGGGGCCGACGTTCGAGCGCACCACCGGCTTCCGCCGCGGCTACGCCGTGGAGCAGGTCGAGGAGTTCTTCGCCAGGGCCCGCGTCTCCTACGAGACCGGCGGCCCCCGCGGTGGCGTCAGCAGCCGCGACGTGCGCGAGGTGGGCTTCGACCTCGTGCGCCGCGGCTACGACGTGCAGATGGTCGACGCCGCCCTGGACCGCATGGAGGACGCCTTCCTGCGCCGCGAGCAGGAGGTGGTGCGGGGGCGCCTGGGCGCCGACCGCGCCTACGCCGAGCTCGCCGCCCGCGCGGCCACGCTGCGCCCCCGCCTCGAGCGCCCCGAGGGCGACAGGTTCGACAGGGCCGCCCACGGCCACCCCGGCTACGACCCGGCCGAGGTGGACGCTCTGTGCGACCGCATCAGCGGCTGGCTCGACGGCGAGCCCGGGCTCAGCCACGACGACCTGCGCCGCTCCGTCTTCAGCACCCGCCGCGGCGAGCAGGGCTACGCCGAGCACCAGGTGGACGCGTTCATCGACCGCACCGTCGAGGTCATGGCGGCCTCGATCACCACCGCCTGACCCCGCGCCCGGCCCGGCGCCCGGACCCGCCCCGGCGGCGCAGAGGCGGCGCGGACGGGGGAACCGCGCCGGCCGGGGTCCTCCGGACGGAGCAGCGCCCCTGCGGTCCGCAGCGGCGCCTGCCGACCACGTCCCCGTGGCCCACCCCCGCCGTCCTCGCCCCGCCCTCCCGGCGCGCCCGACCCGGCTGGCGCGCCTGCGCGCGACCGCGTCGCTCGCGCTCGCCGGCCTGCTCGGAGGCCTCGTGCTGCTGCCCGCCGGCACCGCGGCCGCCGTGGACGGCACCGAGACCCGGGCGCCGGAGGTCAAGAACAACTGGACCGTGCCCGGTGAGGTCTGGCAGGGCGACTTCGCCGACCCGTCCGTGGTGCGCGTGGGCAGCACCTACTACGCCTACGCCACCAACACCGCCGGCCGCTACGTGCCCGCGCTGACCAGCACCGACCTCGTCACGTGGCGGGCGCGGCCCACGTACAGCCAGTCCGGTCCGCCCGGGAAGCCTGGGTACTCGGTGGCCACCGACACCGCGGTGCCCGCGGAGTTCCGGTCCCAGAGCTGGTCGGACTGGGACAAGTACAACAACAACGACGTGCTCGTGAAGCCCGCCTCGTGGGGGCTGAAGACCTCCGACGGACCCTGGGTGCGCACCGAGTACTGGGCGCCGTCGGCGTTCCAGATCGGCTCCACCTGGTTCCTGTACTCCGCGGTGCGGGTGGGCGCCACGCGCTTCTGCCTCACCGTCGCCACCGGACCGGGGCCGCTGGGCCCGTTCCGGGACGACACCACCGGCCCGATCCAGTGCCAGCCGGTGGCCAGCGACCCGGACGGCTCCATCGACCCCGCCGCCTACCACGACCCCGCCACCGGCAAGGACTACCTGCTGTGGAAGGCCCTGGGGAAGGTGAACAGCCACCCGAGCGCGATCCTCTCGGTGGAGCTGGGCGCCGACGGCCTGCCCAGGCCCGGTGCCGGCTGGAACACCCTCCTCACGACGCACGAGGGCGGGTGGGAGGGGACGACCGTCGAGAACCCCTCCATGGTCAGCTACGGCGGCACCACCTACCTCTTCTACTCCGCCAACCACTGGGGGACCACGGACGCGGCCGGCCACAGCGCCTACGCCACCGGCTACGCCATCTGCCCCCAGGGCCCCACGGGCCCGTGCACCCGCCCGGACGAGAAGCCGCTGCTGTCCAGCAGCGGCACCGCGCAGGGCCCCGGCGGGTCCGCGGCGTTCCTCGACGCCGACGGCGGGCTGCGGATCGCCTACGCCACGTACTTCCTCGGGGAGGACCGCCGCGGCGAGGCCATCCGCCAGCCGCGCCGCCTGGGCGTCGGCACGCTGGTGCGGGCCGCGGACGGCCGCCTCTCCGTGGTGGCCGGCACGGCTCCGGTCGGGCCGTGGACGCCCGCCGCGGCGCCCGCGCCCAAGGCGCCGTCGTCGCCTCCCGCCGCCAAGCCGCCGGCGGTGAAGGCCCCCGCCACGAAGCCCGCCAAGAAGCCCGCCGCCAAGAAGCCGGCCAAGAAGCCCGTCACGAAGGCGGCGCCCAGGAAGCGGTAGTCAGGCCAGCACCGCGGCCCGCCACCCGCGCAGCGAGCTGAGCACGGCCAGGCCCTCGGCCCGGCGCAGGTCGCCGGGGTGGAGCACCCGCAGCTCCAGCTGACCGGACTCCAGCAGCCGCTCCCGCAGCACCCCCGGCAGCAGCCCGCACTCCACCGGAGGGGTCCACCAGCGGCCGTCGAGGCGCACCGCGAGGGTGGCGGTGCTCGCCTCGCAGACCTCGCCCCGCTCGTTGGTCCACACCACCTCGTCGGGACCGCCGGGCCCGCCCACCCGGTGCTCGGCGCGCAGCTGCTCGATCCAGGCGCGGCGGGTGGTCTTGTGCCGCGGCCACCAGTCGTCGCTGCGCACGCGCGGGGCGTCGTCCACCACCAGCCGCACCGGCGACGACGACGACGGCAGCGGGGCGGTGGTCACGGACGCACGGCCGTCCGGCGACAGTTCCAGGCGCACCCGCAGCGGGACCTCGGCCCCGGCGGGCGACCGTGCTGCGGCCTTCGCGGCGGCCACCGCGGCGTCCAGGGCCGCGCGCGCGGCGGGCTCGTCGAGCGGGACCCCGACGAAGGCCGCCGAGTCCCGCAGACGGCGCAGGTGCCGCTCCACGTCCACCAGCCCGACCCCGGGGCGGTGGGCCAGCGTCTCCAGCAGCCCGGGCCGCGGCTCCCGGTGGCCCAGCACCGCGGCCTTCGCGAGCACCTCCCGGTGCTCGGCCCCGGCCCGCGAGCCCCACGTCACGCCGCTGCCCGTGCCGTAGACGACCTCGGCCCCGCCCCCCTCGCGTGAGCCCCCGGTGACGACGGCGGTGCGGATGGCCACCGAGAAGCGCGCCGTGACCGGCTCGCCGGGAGGGGCCAGCCAGCCCACGGCCCCGCAGTAGACCCCCCGCGGGGAGCGCTCCAGCGCCGCGATGGCCCGCATGGTCGAGGCCTTCGGGGCACCCGTCACCGAGCCGCACGGGAACAGCGCGCGGAACAGGTCCACGGTCGAGGTGCCCTCGCGCAGGCGCCCCTCCACGGTCGAGACCACCTGGTGGACCGTCGGGTACGTCTGCGCCGCCAGCAGCTCGCTCACCTCCACCGACCCGGGCTCGCACACGCGGTGCAGGTCGTTGCGGAGCAGGTCGACGATCATGACGTTCTCCGCGCGCTCCTTGGCGCTGCTCGCCAGCCGCCCCAGCGCGAGCGCGTCCTCCGCGGCCGACCGGCCCCGCGGGGCCGTCCCCTTCATGGGGCGCGTCACCACGCGGCGCCGGCCGGGTGCGCCGGGGTCGTCGACCACGGCGAAGAACGCCTCCGGGCTGGCGCTGGCCACCACCACGTCCTCGCCCCACGGCCGCAGGTCCAGCAGCGCCCCGTGGTCACCGCGCTGCGCGCGCACGAGGTCGGCGTAGAGCGCGGCCGCGTCCCCGGAGAAGGGGGCGCGCAGCCGCAGGGTGAGGTTGACCTGGTACGTCTCGCCCCGGGCGATGCGCTCGCGGACGCGCGCCACCGCCTGCGCGTGCTCGGCGGGGGAGGTGTCCGGCGCCCACGCCCCTGCCGACCAGGCGCGCTCGTCGTCGTCGCCGTCGCCGTCGCCGCCGTCGGGTCCCGCACCGCTGGCGCCGACCGGCGCCACCTCGCGCGGCGGGTCGACCAGCGCGAACCACACCAGGGGCAGCCCGGGCTCCGGAGCGCGGGTGACGAGGGCGCTGTCCAGTGCGGGGGCCGCCTCGTAGGCGACGAAGCCCACCGCCCAGCTGCCCGCGCTCACGGCCTCCTGCACGGCCTCCAGCGCCGGCACCACGGCGTCGAGCTCCCGCGCGACGACGACGCCCCGCGGCGGCATGTCGGGACCAGCGAAGAGCAGCGCCCGCCCGGTGCGGAGGTCGTCGGTGCGGAGCACCCCGGGATCCTGCCGCACGCGCGCCTGCCAGCGGCACCGGCGTCCGCCGCCGGCGTCTGGTCCCGCGCCGGGCGCCACGGCGCGCGGGTAGCGTCGCGGGGGTGCCGGCCTGGACCGACGGCGCCCCGTTCTGGGCGCTGTTCGCCTTCTTCTTCGCGGTGGCGGCGGTGCGCACGCAGGCGACCTACTGGCTCGCCCGCGTCGTGGCGGCGTGGTCCGCGCCGGACGCCAGCGCCGGGGAGCGGAGCGCCCGGCGTCCCCGCTGGGTGCTGCGGGCGGGCGGGTGGCTGCGGCGGGCCTCCTCCGGACGGGGCGTGCGCGCCGTCCAGCGGTGGGGGCTGCTCGCCGTGCCGGCGTCGTTCCTGGCCACCGGCACCAAGACGGCCGTCAACGGCGCCGCGGGGCTGCTGCGGATGCCGTACGGCAGGTACACCGCGGCGATGCTGGTCGGGTGCGCCCTGCACGCGACGATCTACGCGACGGTCGGGTGGGCGGCGTGGACGGCGGCGCTGTCGGCGGCCACGGGGTCGGCCTGGGGCGCAGCGGTGCTCACCGCGCTGGCAGCGGTCGTCGTCGTCCTCGGGGTGCGGGCTGCGAGGAGGGCGAAGGCGCGGCAGCGCTCAGGGACGCGCTGACCGCAGCTGCTCCAGGAGGGCCGCCACGTGGCGCGCGCGGGTCTCCGGGCGCTTGACGGTGTGCATCCGGTACAGCCAGGGGTACCGGTCGCCTCGGGACATCGCCTCCCACGCGGCGGCGGCCACGGGGTCGGCGGCGAGCGCCTCGGCGAGCTCGGGCGGCGGCTGGATGGTGGCCGACCCGGCGTAGGCGCGCTCCCAGCGGCCGTCGGCCTTGGCGGCGGCGACCTCCGCGGCCCCGCGGGGGCGCATGCGGCCGGCCGCCTCCAGCGCGGCGACCCGCTGGACGTTCACCGCCGACCAGTTCGAGCGCGGCCGGCGCGGGGTCATCCGGATCGCGTAGCTGACGTCGTCGCGCGCGGTCACCTGGCCGTCGATCCACCCGTGGCACAGCGCCTCGAGCACCGCCTGCTCGTAGAGGAGCGCGGTGGGCTCGGTGGCGCCGCCCTTGGCCAGGGCCAGGCGCACCCCGGCGGACGCGGTGGCGTGCTCCTCGAGCCAGGCGCCCCACGCGGCGGCGTCGGCGACGACGAGGTCGGGCAGCGGCGTGGCCACGGCAGGAGTGTGCCGCGCAGGACCGACAGGGGGAAGCGTGTCAGGTTCGCTCGACTTCCTGTCGTGTCTACTTGACACGATGTCGAGTTCACCAGACAGTGGAGGGGTGGGAAGGACGTCAGCGAAGGGCCGCAGCAACGGCGTCCGCGCTGCCCGGGCGGTGCTGGGGCTCACCCAGGCCGACCTGGCGGCGGCGGCGGGCGTCACGCGGCAGACGGTCGTGGCCGTCGAGGCGGGTGACTACGCCCCGTCGGTCTACCTGGCCCTGGCGATCGCGGCCCGGCTGGGCCGGACCGTCGAGGAGTTGTTCGGTCAGGACGAGGCGAAGGTCGCTGCCGGTGCGGCAGCAGCGGAGGAGCAGCGGTGAGCGAGCAGGCGCGTGACGGCTGGTTCGTGCGGGCGGCGGCGCGGGTCGGTGACCTCGGCAGCCCCTTCTACGCCGAGGAGTACCGGCGGGACGTCTGGAACGAGGCGAGCGCCATCGGCTTCCAGCTGGTGCTGTGGCTGCTGTCGCTGGCGGCGGTGGTCTCGGTCTGGGTCGGCGGTGCGCCGGCCGTGCCCTACGCCCTGGTGATGTTCCTCGTGCCCGGCGCGGCCTCGTGGGTGGTCCTGTCCTACGCCAGCGCCCACGGCGTCGACGGCGCGACGGGGAGCAGGAAGGTCCTCGGGTGGCGCGTGGGCGTCTTCGTCGTGCTGGCGCTAGCGCTGTGCGCGGGCGTGGTCCGGGCGATGGCCGGTGCTGACCTGGCTCCGGGTCTGCTCACCGGGCTCGTCGTCGGTGCGCTGCTCGGCGGGCTGGGCGTCTGGTGGTCCAAGCGGCGCGCCGCCGCGGGTGGTGCCTGAGGCCCGAGCGCCTCAGCGCAGGTGCGAGGAGCTCATGACGCGGTCCACGGCGATCTCGACGACGACGCGCAGCGGGTCCTCACGAGGCTCGCGCTCGTAGCGGACGGCGTAGCGGGCGACGGCGTCAGCGACGACCTCCGGCTCGTCCCGCACGCGGACCGGCCCCTCGAGGGTGATCCACTGCGCCCTCTCGAAGGAGCACAGCACCGCCCGGCCGGCCGGGCCGGCGGCCGTCTCGGCGAGCCGGGCGTTGCGCACCTTGCGGGAGGTCGACCGCGCGGTGATGCGGGCGAGGCCCGCCTCGGGGTCCCACGTGAAGCCCACCGGCACCACGTGCGCCGTGCCGTCGGGGCGGTGGGTGGTCAGGGTCGCCAGGCGGCGCTCGGTGACGAAGGTCAGTGCGGCGGGGGTGAGCTCCACGCCGACCAGGGTGGCGGACCGCTCACGGCCATGGACGGGCGGGCGTCCGGGAAGTCCATGATCACGGTGGGAAGGTGCTCGGGACTCCCATGATCACGGTGATCATGGGAGTCCCGAGCGCTCTCAGAGCAGCGCCCAGGCGCGGGTGAGGACGTCGCGCAGGGTCGCCTCGATCATGTCGAAGTCGGACTGGTCCGCGATGAGCGGCGGCGACAGCTGGATCACCGGGTCTCCGCGGTCGTCGGCGCGGCAGTACAGGCCGGCCTCGAACAGCGCCCCCGACAGGAAGCCGCGCAGCAGCCGCTCGGCCTCCTCGCCGGAGAACGTCTCGCGGGTGGCCTTGTCCTTGACCAGCTCGATCCCGTAGAAGAAGCCCTCGCCGCGCACGTCCCCGACGATCGGCAGGTCGAGCAGCTTCTCCAGCGTCGCCCGGAACGCCGGGGCGTTCTCCCGCACGTGGTCGTTGAGGCCCTCGCGCTCGAAGAGGTCGAGGTTGGCCATGGCCACCGCCGCCGAGACCGGGTGCCCGCCGAAGGTGTAGCCGTGGGCGAAGGACGTGTGGCCGTGCGCGAACGGCTCGTAGACGCGCTCGGAGGCGATGCACGCGCCGATGGGGGAGTAGCCGCTGGTCATGCCCTTGGCGCACGTGATGATGTCCGGGGTGTAGCCGAGGTCGGTGCAGGCGAACATCGACCCGATCCGCCCGAAGGCGCAGATCACCTCGTCGGAGACCAGCAGCACGTCGTGGCGGTCGCAGATCTCGCGCACCCGCTGGAAGTACCCGGGCGGCGGGGGGAAGCAGCCGCCGGAGTTCTGCACCGGCTCCAGGAAGACCGCCGCCACGGTCTCGGGGCCCTCGAACTCGATGGCCTCCTCGATGCGGTCGGCGGCCCAGCGGCCGAACGCCTCCGGGTCGTCCCGCAGGTGCTCGGGGGCCCGGTACTGGTTGGTGTTCGGCACCCTGAAGCCACCGGGCACGAGCGGCTCGAAGACCGCCTTGGCCGCGGGGATGCCCGTGATGGCCAGGGCGCCCTGGGGGGTGCCGTGGTAGGCGACCGAGCGGCTGATGACCTTGGTCTTCAGCGGCTTGCCGACCAGCTTGAAGTGGTTCTTGGCCAGCTTCCACGCGGTCTCGACGGCCTCGCCACCGCCGGTGGTGAAGAACACCCGGTCCAGGTCTCCCGGGGTGTAGGAGGCCAGCCGCTCGGCGAGGTCGATGGCGGGCGGGGTGGCGTAGGACCACAGCGGGAAGAAGGCCAGCTCGCTCGCCTGCTTCGCGGCGGCCTCGGCCAGCTCGCGGCGTCCGTGGCCGGCCTGCACGGTGAACAGCCCGGCCAGGCCGTCGAAGTACCGCTTGCCGGCGTCGTCGTAGATCCAGCAGCCCTCGCCGCGGGTGATCACCGGGACGCTCTTCTCCCAGGCGGACTGCCGGGTGAAGTGGCCCCACAGGTGGTCGCGGGCGGCCTGGGCGCGCGGGGTCCCCGACGGCGTCAGACCGGCGGGAGCGGTGGTGGGCGTGCGGTCGAGCGGAGTCGTCGTCATCGGGTTCCCCAGTCGTAGCGCTGCTTGATGAGCTTGAGGTAGACGAGCGTCTCGGTGGACGTGACGCCCGGGACGGCGCGGATGCGCCGGGACAGCAGGTCGAGCAGGCGGTCGTCGTCCTCGCAGACCACCTCGGCCAGCACGTCGAAGGTGCCGGCCACCGCCACCACGTACGTGACCTCCTGCATCTCGGCCAGGGCGTCGGCCACGACGGTGGTGTCACCGCTGCAGCGCACCCCGACCATCGCCTGGCGCGGGAACCCCACCTGCATCGGGTCCGTCACCGCGACGATCTGCATGACGCCCGCCTCGAGCAGGCGCGCCACGCGCTGGCGCACCGCCGCCTCGGACAGCCCCACGTCGGCGGCGATGGCCGCGTACGAGCGGCGGCCGTCGGCCTGCAGCTGCTCGATGATGCGCTTGGAGGTCTCGTCGAGGACGGGACCCGAGCGTGCTGCCATGCGACCCGAGCATGCACCCGATCGTGGGTGGAAGCAAGGAGGGAAGACGGTTTCCGTCGCGATGGATGCGTGAAGCGCCGGAAACCGTCGTCCCTCAGGTGGTGTCGGTCAGAGGCCCCCGACGGGCGGCGCGCCCGTGTCCGGCACCAGGACCTCGGTGCGGGCGTTGAGCGTCTCGCCGCGGAAGAACGCCCGCAGGCGGATCGCGCAGAGCAGCATGAGCGGCACCCCGAGGGCGAGCATGCCGACGCCCAGCACGAAGACGCCGCCGACGCCGCCGATCACGGTCTCCCCGTAGTCGGGGCGGGCCATGTCCACCACGCTGTAGCCGAAGATCACCAGCATGAACAGGCCGCCCAGGAACGGCAGGATCCCGCGCAGCCACAGGTGCGCCGCGGACTGGCGCAGCGTGGAGCGGAAGAACCACACGCACGCGAAGCTCGTGATGCCGTAGTAGAACGCGACCGCCAGGCCCAGGCTGGCGATGGAGTCGGCCAGGGCGTTGGTGCTGATGAGCGAGAGCAGCACGTAGAAGCCCACGGCGGTGGCGCCCATCACCAGCGTGGAGAAGCCGGGCGTCTTGAACCGGGGGTGCACCGTGCCGAACTGCGGCGGGAGCGCCTTGTACACGGCCATCGCCAGGGTGCCGCGCGCGGTCGGGAGGATGGTCGACTGGGTGGAGGCGGCCGCCGACACCGCGATGGTGATCATCAGCAGGACGGCGAGGACGGGTCCGCCCAGGGGGTCTCCGAGCACGGTGATCGTGTCGTCGGCGTTGTCGGGGTTGCCCAGCCCGATGCCGGTGGTCCCGAAGCCGCTGTAGGCCTGGATGGCCGTGGCGACGGCGGTGAACGTCACCACGAGGATGATCGTGGCCAGGGTGGCCGCGCGGCCCGGGATGCGGTCGGGGTCCTTGCTCTCCTCGTTCACGGCCAGGCAGGCGTCCCAGCCCCAGTACAGGAAGATGCACAGCACGATGGCGGCGACGGCGTCGCCGAAGCTGATGCCGGTGGGGATGAACCAGCTGAGCTCGGGCTGCACCGCCTGCGGGCCGGCCGAGCCGCTGTAGACCGCGAACAGGGCCCAGGCGGCCAGCACCACGAGGAAGAGGAACTGCCACGCCACCAGCACGTTCTGCATCCGCTCCGACAGCAGGATGCCGCGGTAGCTGACGTACGTCATCACGGCGATGAACGCCACGGCGAAGGCCATCCGCCCCCACTGGCTGTCGGCCAGCCCGTCCAGCCCCACCACGCGCAGCGTGTAGATGGCCGCGATCTCGGCCACGTTGGCCAGCACGATGATCGCCGAGACGGCCACGCCCCAGCCGCCCATCCAGCCGACCACCGGGCCGAAGGCCTTGGTGGCCCACGTGAAGGTGGTGCCGCAGTCGGGCACGGCCTTGTTGAGCTGCTGGTAGGCGATGGCGGTGAGGACCATCGGGACGAACGCCACGATGAACATGGCGGGTGCCTTCTCGCCCACCCCGAGGTAGCCCAGCGTGGCCGCGAGCCCGTACGCGGGGGCCGTCGAGGCGAGCCCGATGACGGTGTTGCCCCACAGCCCCAGCGTCCCGGTGGCGAGCCCCTTGCCCTCGCCCGTGCTCCCAGCGGTCGGCGCTCCTGCGCTGACTCCCGATGCCACATCCACCTCCGGGTCGCTCCGTCGCGGCCTGGATCGACCGGCCTGGATCGGCATCATGGCCCCCGAACAGGCGGAAGCGGTAGCGGTGAGGCCGAATCGCAGCGGTAACCTCCGCCGATGAGGATCCTGATCGTCGGTTCCGGAGGTGTCGGGGACGCGCTGTCGCGGATCCTGGCCCGCCGCTTCCGCACCGCTCCCTTCGCCGACGTCGTCGTCGTGGCCGACTACGACGAGTCCCGCGCCCAGCGCACCGTCGAGGCGGTCCGCCACCGCGAGGGCGACGCCGCCGCGGGCGCCTTCACCGCCGCGCGCGTCGACGCCTCCGACGCGAGCTCGGTGGAGGCGCTGGCCCGCCAGGTGGGCGCCACGCACGTCATGAACGCCGTGGACCCGCGCTTCGTCATGCCGATCTTCACCGGGGCGCTGGCTGCGGGGGCGGACTACCTCGACATGGCGATGTCCCTGTCGAAGCCCCACCCCACCGAGCCCTGGTCGAAGACCGGCGTGAAGCTGGGCGACGAGCAGTTCGCCCTCGCGCCGCAGTGGGAGGACGCCGGCCGCCTGGCGCTGGTCGGCATCGGCGTGGAGCCCGGCCTGGCCGACGTCTTCGCCCGCTACGCCTGCGAGGAGCTCTTCGAGACCGTCACCGAGCTCGGGGTCCGCGACGGCGCCAACCTCACCGTGGACGGGTACGAGTTCGCGCCGTCGTTCTCGATCTGGACCACCATCGAGGAGTGCCTCAACCCGCCCGTGGTCTGGGACGACGGCGCGTGGAGCACCCTGCCCCCGTTCAGCGAGCCGGAGGTCTTCGACTTCCCCGGCGGCATCGGGCCCGTCGAGTGCGTGCACGTGGAGCACGAGGAGGTGCTCCTCATGCCGCGCTGGCTCCAGGCGGACCGCGTGACCTTCAAGTACGGGCTCGGCGAGGAGTTCATCGGCGTCCTCAAGACCCTGCGCAAGCTGGGCCTGGACCGCACCGAGCCGCTCACCGTCAAGGGCGTCCAGGTCAGCCCGCGCGACGTGGTCGCTGCGTCCCTGCCCGACCCCGCCACTCTCGGGCCGCTCATGAAGGGAGCCACCTGCGCCGGTCTGCTCGTGACGGGCACCGGCAAGGGGGAGGGGTTCGCCGGGCGCCCGCGAGAGGTGTACCTGCACCACGTGGTCGACAACGCCTGGTCCATGGAGGAGTTCGGCGCGCAGTGCGTGGTATGGCAGACGGCGGTCAACCCCGCCGTCGCCCTGGAGCTGCTCGCTGACGGCCGCTGGTCAGGCGCCGGCGTGCTCGGCCCGGAGGCGCTGCCGCACCGGCCGTTCCTGGACCTGCTCGCCGCCGAGGACGGCTACGCCAGCCCGTGGGGGATGCAGGAGCGCACGCCCTCGTCGTCCTGATCCTGCGGCACCCTCTCGGTCGTGGACAC from Quadrisphaera sp. RL12-1S carries:
- a CDS encoding DivIVA domain-containing protein, whose protein sequence is MTPGPTFERTTGFRRGYAVEQVEEFFARARVSYETGGPRGGVSSRDVREVGFDLVRRGYDVQMVDAALDRMEDAFLRREQEVVRGRLGADRAYAELAARAATLRPRLERPEGDRFDRAAHGHPGYDPAEVDALCDRISGWLDGEPGLSHDDLRRSVFSTRRGEQGYAEHQVDAFIDRTVEVMAASITTA
- a CDS encoding family 43 glycosylhydrolase, which encodes MAHPRRPRPALPARPTRLARLRATASLALAGLLGGLVLLPAGTAAAVDGTETRAPEVKNNWTVPGEVWQGDFADPSVVRVGSTYYAYATNTAGRYVPALTSTDLVTWRARPTYSQSGPPGKPGYSVATDTAVPAEFRSQSWSDWDKYNNNDVLVKPASWGLKTSDGPWVRTEYWAPSAFQIGSTWFLYSAVRVGATRFCLTVATGPGPLGPFRDDTTGPIQCQPVASDPDGSIDPAAYHDPATGKDYLLWKALGKVNSHPSAILSVELGADGLPRPGAGWNTLLTTHEGGWEGTTVENPSMVSYGGTTYLFYSANHWGTTDAAGHSAYATGYAICPQGPTGPCTRPDEKPLLSSSGTAQGPGGSAAFLDADGGLRIAYATYFLGEDRRGEAIRQPRRLGVGTLVRAADGRLSVVAGTAPVGPWTPAAAPAPKAPSSPPAAKPPAVKAPATKPAKKPAAKKPAKKPVTKAAPRKR
- a CDS encoding chorismate-binding protein — protein: MLRTDDLRTGRALLFAGPDMPPRGVVVARELDAVVPALEAVQEAVSAGSWAVGFVAYEAAPALDSALVTRAPEPGLPLVWFALVDPPREVAPVGASGAGPDGGDGDGDDDERAWSAGAWAPDTSPAEHAQAVARVRERIARGETYQVNLTLRLRAPFSGDAAALYADLVRAQRGDHGALLDLRPWGEDVVVASASPEAFFAVVDDPGAPGRRRVVTRPMKGTAPRGRSAAEDALALGRLASSAKERAENVMIVDLLRNDLHRVCEPGSVEVSELLAAQTYPTVHQVVSTVEGRLREGTSTVDLFRALFPCGSVTGAPKASTMRAIAALERSPRGVYCGAVGWLAPPGEPVTARFSVAIRTAVVTGGSREGGGAEVVYGTGSGVTWGSRAGAEHREVLAKAAVLGHREPRPGLLETLAHRPGVGLVDVERHLRRLRDSAAFVGVPLDEPAARAALDAAVAAAKAAARSPAGAEVPLRVRLELSPDGRASVTTAPLPSSSSPVRLVVDDAPRVRSDDWWPRHKTTRRAWIEQLRAEHRVGGPGGPDEVVWTNERGEVCEASTATLAVRLDGRWWTPPVECGLLPGVLRERLLESGQLELRVLHPGDLRRAEGLAVLSSLRGWRAAVLA
- a CDS encoding SNARE-associated domain-containing protein; amino-acid sequence: MPAWTDGAPFWALFAFFFAVAAVRTQATYWLARVVAAWSAPDASAGERSARRPRWVLRAGGWLRRASSGRGVRAVQRWGLLAVPASFLATGTKTAVNGAAGLLRMPYGRYTAAMLVGCALHATIYATVGWAAWTAALSAATGSAWGAAVLTALAAVVVVLGVRAARRAKARQRSGTR
- a CDS encoding YdeI/OmpD-associated family protein, translated to MATPLPDLVVADAAAWGAWLEEHATASAGVRLALAKGGATEPTALLYEQAVLEALCHGWIDGQVTARDDVSYAIRMTPRRPRSNWSAVNVQRVAALEAAGRMRPRGAAEVAAAKADGRWERAYAGSATIQPPPELAEALAADPVAAAAWEAMSRGDRYPWLYRMHTVKRPETRARHVAALLEQLRSARP
- a CDS encoding helix-turn-helix transcriptional regulator; the protein is MGRTSAKGRSNGVRAARAVLGLTQADLAAAAGVTRQTVVAVEAGDYAPSVYLALAIAARLGRTVEELFGQDEAKVAAGAAAAEEQR
- a CDS encoding pyridoxamine 5'-phosphate oxidase family protein, which gives rise to MVGVELTPAALTFVTERRLATLTTHRPDGTAHVVPVGFTWDPEAGLARITARSTSRKVRNARLAETAAGPAGRAVLCSFERAQWITLEGPVRVRDEPEVVADAVARYAVRYEREPREDPLRVVVEIAVDRVMSSSHLR
- a CDS encoding aspartate aminotransferase family protein; the encoded protein is MTTTPLDRTPTTAPAGLTPSGTPRAQAARDHLWGHFTRQSAWEKSVPVITRGEGCWIYDDAGKRYFDGLAGLFTVQAGHGRRELAEAAAKQASELAFFPLWSYATPPAIDLAERLASYTPGDLDRVFFTTGGGEAVETAWKLAKNHFKLVGKPLKTKVISRSVAYHGTPQGALAITGIPAAKAVFEPLVPGGFRVPNTNQYRAPEHLRDDPEAFGRWAADRIEEAIEFEGPETVAAVFLEPVQNSGGCFPPPPGYFQRVREICDRHDVLLVSDEVICAFGRIGSMFACTDLGYTPDIITCAKGMTSGYSPIGACIASERVYEPFAHGHTSFAHGYTFGGHPVSAAVAMANLDLFEREGLNDHVRENAPAFRATLEKLLDLPIVGDVRGEGFFYGIELVKDKATRETFSGEEAERLLRGFLSGALFEAGLYCRADDRGDPVIQLSPPLIADQSDFDMIEATLRDVLTRAWALL
- a CDS encoding Lrp/AsnC family transcriptional regulator yields the protein MAARSGPVLDETSKRIIEQLQADGRRSYAAIAADVGLSEAAVRQRVARLLEAGVMQIVAVTDPMQVGFPRQAMVGVRCSGDTTVVADALAEMQEVTYVVAVAGTFDVLAEVVCEDDDRLLDLLSRRIRAVPGVTSTETLVYLKLIKQRYDWGTR
- a CDS encoding APC family permease gives rise to the protein MASGVSAGAPTAGSTGEGKGLATGTLGLWGNTVIGLASTAPAYGLAATLGYLGVGEKAPAMFIVAFVPMVLTAIAYQQLNKAVPDCGTTFTWATKAFGPVVGWMGGWGVAVSAIIVLANVAEIAAIYTLRVVGLDGLADSQWGRMAFAVAFIAVMTYVSYRGILLSERMQNVLVAWQFLFLVVLAAWALFAVYSGSAGPQAVQPELSWFIPTGISFGDAVAAIVLCIFLYWGWDACLAVNEESKDPDRIPGRAATLATIILVVTFTAVATAIQAYSGFGTTGIGLGNPDNADDTITVLGDPLGGPVLAVLLMITIAVSAAASTQSTILPTARGTLAMAVYKALPPQFGTVHPRFKTPGFSTLVMGATAVGFYVLLSLISTNALADSIASLGLAVAFYYGITSFACVWFFRSTLRQSAAHLWLRGILPFLGGLFMLVIFGYSVVDMARPDYGETVIGGVGGVFVLGVGMLALGVPLMLLCAIRLRAFFRGETLNARTEVLVPDTGAPPVGGL
- a CDS encoding saccharopine dehydrogenase family protein, translating into MRILIVGSGGVGDALSRILARRFRTAPFADVVVVADYDESRAQRTVEAVRHREGDAAAGAFTAARVDASDASSVEALARQVGATHVMNAVDPRFVMPIFTGALAAGADYLDMAMSLSKPHPTEPWSKTGVKLGDEQFALAPQWEDAGRLALVGIGVEPGLADVFARYACEELFETVTELGVRDGANLTVDGYEFAPSFSIWTTIEECLNPPVVWDDGAWSTLPPFSEPEVFDFPGGIGPVECVHVEHEEVLLMPRWLQADRVTFKYGLGEEFIGVLKTLRKLGLDRTEPLTVKGVQVSPRDVVAASLPDPATLGPLMKGATCAGLLVTGTGKGEGFAGRPREVYLHHVVDNAWSMEEFGAQCVVWQTAVNPAVALELLADGRWSGAGVLGPEALPHRPFLDLLAAEDGYASPWGMQERTPSSS